The following proteins come from a genomic window of Streptomyces sp. NBC_01716:
- a CDS encoding phosphotransferase encodes MTDATTTDRTDIPGSVLAELTSAFGLGDVQERRYLTDGLMNANWKVDTAAGAFALKRVSDVSLDRLVRNLGVLDSLASDGVPASAPVPTASGSSVAEVGGGIWCLFPWVAGSHLRGVDLSLSQAASLGVHLGRLHEGLDRACGKGLLTAVPETVPAEVTTPERAVAKAERLSGAVGNQGAGTAFDMAATAALEQRRVLIGNHADRRPRDEVPAGRHGWTHGDVQYRNLLWSGGDLAAILDWDRVGVRPYAEEVVRTAQVQFGVGGVFDLARVTAFVRGYRSVVPLETSALLDGVRRLWWKRMTDFWQLEFHYDRGDFSFDELFTADEALLHWWTERLDQVEDAFAAG; translated from the coding sequence GTGACTGATGCGACCACGACGGACAGGACTGACATCCCTGGCAGCGTCCTCGCCGAGCTGACCAGCGCTTTCGGCCTCGGCGACGTGCAGGAGAGGCGCTACCTCACCGATGGGCTGATGAACGCGAACTGGAAGGTGGACACCGCGGCGGGGGCGTTCGCACTCAAGCGGGTCAGCGACGTGTCGCTTGATCGGCTGGTGCGCAACCTTGGGGTGCTGGATTCGCTGGCCTCTGATGGTGTACCGGCTAGTGCTCCCGTCCCTACCGCCTCCGGCTCTTCGGTGGCAGAGGTTGGCGGCGGTATCTGGTGTCTCTTCCCGTGGGTAGCCGGCAGCCATCTCCGCGGCGTGGACCTCAGTCTGTCCCAGGCCGCCTCCCTTGGAGTGCACCTGGGGCGCCTCCACGAGGGGCTCGATCGGGCCTGCGGCAAAGGTCTGCTGACCGCAGTGCCGGAGACGGTGCCCGCCGAGGTGACGACGCCGGAGCGGGCAGTGGCAAAGGCCGAGCGATTGTCCGGAGCGGTGGGAAACCAGGGCGCCGGCACTGCCTTCGATATGGCGGCGACAGCCGCCCTGGAGCAGCGACGTGTGCTGATTGGCAACCACGCCGATCGTCGGCCGCGGGACGAGGTGCCTGCGGGCAGGCATGGGTGGACTCACGGTGATGTCCAGTACCGGAATCTGCTGTGGTCGGGCGGTGATCTGGCCGCCATCCTGGACTGGGACCGTGTCGGTGTCCGTCCGTACGCCGAAGAGGTTGTGCGGACGGCCCAGGTGCAGTTCGGGGTGGGCGGGGTGTTCGATCTTGCTCGCGTGACGGCCTTCGTGCGCGGCTACCGTTCCGTGGTTCCGCTGGAGACGTCCGCGTTGCTGGATGGTGTGCGGCGGTTGTGGTGGAAGCGAATGACGGACTTCTGGCAGCTGGAGTTCCACTACGACCGCGGTGACTTCTCGTTCGACGAACTCTTCACGGCGGATGAGGCGTTGCTGCACTGGTGGACGGAGCGGCTCGATCAGGTCGAGGACGCGTTCGCCGCAGGGTAG
- a CDS encoding glycosyltransferase, with protein MPTALFAWRRTPPPLLIGGAEVTQQLLAEELAAAGWQVVYLGSHQAPWDQTTQLPQLRNLLDARQSPDEEAEGALRYRWNGVDCIAVPQHQIVPTLHEQLAGLHPDVVFTSQEGAADLAEQARPAALVAGILHSISKTGLGVLSGRPHYGLAVSEFVLSRAPKHPDTRLAVLHPPFMQPPQGTNTLRTDSVLMVNPIPAKGSDLLHTVIRLMPDQHFTLVEGWWNTADEFATHPNVTYVPRTYDMDTLYQSHRLLLVPSTVEDAFPRVIVEAALHGTPSIGSDRGGIPEAIGPHGIVLPHTAGPPAWANVINAADHHALGKKAQGHAAHLTRPRLPELEALGIYPAANASST; from the coding sequence ATGCCCACTGCTCTCTTCGCTTGGCGCCGCACCCCGCCACCACTCCTCATCGGCGGCGCCGAAGTCACCCAGCAGCTACTGGCCGAAGAACTCGCCGCCGCCGGCTGGCAGGTCGTCTACCTAGGCTCCCACCAGGCGCCCTGGGACCAGACCACGCAACTCCCCCAATTACGGAACCTGCTCGACGCACGCCAGTCGCCGGACGAGGAGGCCGAGGGGGCGCTCCGCTACCGCTGGAACGGAGTGGACTGCATCGCCGTACCGCAGCATCAGATCGTCCCCACCCTTCACGAGCAGCTGGCCGGCCTGCATCCCGATGTCGTGTTCACCTCTCAAGAGGGTGCGGCCGACCTCGCCGAGCAGGCCCGGCCTGCTGCACTCGTCGCAGGCATCCTGCACTCCATATCAAAGACCGGACTCGGGGTCCTGAGCGGACGACCTCACTACGGCCTGGCCGTATCGGAGTTCGTACTCAGCCGAGCGCCCAAACACCCCGACACGCGTCTCGCTGTCCTCCACCCACCGTTCATGCAGCCCCCGCAGGGTACGAACACGCTGCGGACCGACTCGGTGCTGATGGTCAACCCGATACCGGCGAAGGGTTCCGACCTCCTGCACACGGTCATCCGCCTGATGCCCGACCAGCACTTCACGCTGGTCGAAGGCTGGTGGAACACCGCCGACGAGTTCGCCACCCATCCGAACGTGACCTACGTCCCCCGCACCTACGACATGGACACCCTCTACCAAAGCCACCGCCTGCTGCTGGTGCCGTCCACGGTGGAGGACGCGTTCCCCCGGGTGATCGTCGAAGCCGCACTGCACGGCACACCCAGCATCGGCAGCGACCGAGGCGGCATCCCCGAAGCCATCGGCCCACACGGAATCGTCCTGCCCCACACTGCGGGTCCACCGGCCTGGGCGAACGTCATCAACGCCGCCGATCACCACGCCCTCGGTAAGAAGGCCCAAGGCCACGCGGCCCACCTCACGCGCCCCAGGCTGCCCGAACTCGAAGCACTCGGGATCTACCCTGCGGCGAACGCGTCCTCGACCTGA